One segment of Vicia villosa cultivar HV-30 ecotype Madison, WI unplaced genomic scaffold, Vvil1.0 ctg.000417F_1_1_2_unsc, whole genome shotgun sequence DNA contains the following:
- the LOC131627970 gene encoding uncharacterized protein LOC131627970: protein MDCTPAQKVRYGTHMLAKEADDWWLETLARLEFSGEEVTWNVFRRELLRKYYPEDVRGKKEIEFLELTQGHKSVTEYAAKFTELIKFYPHFDGEGAEFSKCIKFQNGLRSEIKKAVGYQNIRLFSDLVDICRIFEEDSNAHHKMVSDRRGKNQQIRGKPYDAGKGKQRVTHGQRSSGGDAPTRIVCFKCGQPGHKSNACTADARKCFRCGKMGHAMSDCKHKDMVCFTCGKEGHIGSQCPKKKAQSGGKVFALAGTPTASGDRLIRAELSELKKQLEELLEKKFVRPSVLPWGALVLLIDDVQVRDNLTVETMPVQIVDREMKVLRGKEIALVKVVWLGAAGEKVREK, encoded by the exons atggattgcactcctgcTCAGAAGGTCAGATATGGCACTCATATGCTGGCtaaggaagctgatgattggtggttgGAGACGCTTGCTAGGTTGGAGTTTTCAGGTGAGGAAGTCACTTGGAATGTGTTCCGTAGGGAATTGTTAAGGAAGTactatcctgaagatgttcggggtaagAAAGAGATAGAATTCCTAGAGTTGACGCAAGGGCACAAGTCTGTGaccgagtatgctgccaagttcacTGAGTTGATTAAGTTCTATCCTCACTTTGATGGCGAAGGTgctgaattttctaagtgcatcaaGTTTCAGAATGGGTTACGCTCGGAGATTAAGAAGGCTGTTGGGTACCAAAATATCCGTTTGTTTTCTGATTTGGTTGACATTTGTAGGATCTTTGAGGAAGATAGTAATGCTCATCACAAGATGGTTAGTGATAGAAGGGGCAAGAATCAACAAATCCGTGGTAAACCGTATGATGCTGGTAAAGGGAAACAAAGAGTTACTCATGGTCAGAggtctagtgggggagatgctcctactAGGATTGTATGTTTCAAGTGTGGTCAACCTGGTCATAAGAGCAATGCTTGTACTGCTGATGCGAGGAAGTGTTTCAGATGTGGTAAGATGGGACATGCAATGTCTGATTGCAAGCATAAGGACATGGTATGTTTCACGTGTGGCAAAGAGGGACACATTGGTAGCCAGTGTCCAAAAAAGAAGGCACAATCTGGTGGAAAGGTGTTTGCTTTAGCTGGGACTCCTACAGCTAGTGGAGACCGACTCATCAGAG CTGAGTTGTCTGAATTGAAAAAGCAAttagaagagttgcttgagaaaaAGTTTGTAAGACCAAGTGTATTACCGTGGGGAGCTCTTGTgttgcta attgacgatgtgcaagtgcgtgataaTCTCACAGTGGAGACGATGCCGGTGCAAATTGTGGATCGCGAGATGAAGGTTCTAAGAGGCAAGGAGATTGCATTGGTGAAAGTTGTTTGGTTAGGAGCTGCTGGAGAAA AAGTAAGAGAGAAGTAG
- the LOC131627969 gene encoding uncharacterized protein LOC131627969, protein MDCTPAQKVRYGTHMLAKEADDWWLETLARLSFQYYPEDVRGKKEIEFLELTQGNKSVTEYAAKFTELIKFYPHFDGEGAEFSKCIKFQNGLRSEIKKAVGYQNIRLFSDLVDSCRIFEEDSNAHHKMVSDRRGKNQQSRGKPYDTGKGKQRVTHGQRSSGGDDPTRIVCFKCGQPGHKSNACTADARKCFRCGKMGHAMSDCKHKDMVCFTCGKEGHIGSQCPKKKAQSGGKVFALAGTPTASGDRLIRGEAGGDFGGDSEITLKAMEEANYSVNSEDF, encoded by the exons atggattgcactcctgcTCAGAAGGTCAGATATGGCACTCATATGCTGGCtaaggaagctgatgattggtggttgGAGACGCTTGCTAGGTTGAGTTTTCAG TactatcctgaagatgttcggggtaagAAAGAGATAGAATTCCTAGAGTTGACGCAAGGGAACAAGTCTGTGaccgagtatgctgccaagttcacTGAGTTGATTAAGTTCTATCCTCACTTTGATGGCGAAGGTgctgaattttctaagtgcatcaaGTTTCAGAATGGGTTACGCTCGGAGATTAAGAAGGCTGTTGGGTACCAAAATATCCGTTTGTTTTCTGATTTGGTTGACAGTTGTAGGATCTTTGAGGAAGATAGTAATGCTCATCACAAGATGGTTAGTGATAGAAGGGGCAAGAATCAACAAAGCCGTGGTAAACCGTATGATACTGGTAAAGGGAAACAAAGAGTTACTCATGGTCAGAGGTCTAGTGGGGGAGATGATCCTACTAGGATTGTATGTTTCAAGTGTGGTCAACCTGGTCATAAGAGCAATGCTTGTACTGCTGATGCGAGGAAGTGTTTCAGATGTGGTAAGATGGGACATGCAATGTCTGATTGCAAGCATAAGGACATGGTATGTTTCACGTGTGGCAAAGAGGGACACATTGGTAGCCAGTGTCCAAAGAAGAAGGCACAATCTGGTGGAAAGGTGTTTGCTTTAGCTGGGACTCCTACAGCTAGTGGAGACCGACTCATCAGAG GTGAAGCTGGCGGTGATTTCGGTGGTGATTCTGAGATAACGTTGAAGGCCATGGAGGAGGCGAATTACAGTGTTAATTCTGAAGATTTTTGA